From Lolium perenne isolate Kyuss_39 chromosome 5, Kyuss_2.0, whole genome shotgun sequence, a single genomic window includes:
- the LOC127299987 gene encoding nucleolar complex-associated protein 3 has protein sequence MGKSSKKNKVILAPPLPPELDDDEIVVSEDDFDFVKENPEHACSIARQDIKAFDKFVTRVADHDDEKVELLYEERERKRRAAAALKPRNDDELEVDPVDALPVKTLDGNVVYNRPAKKARSGDEANGVKSRSQDKGAGATQGSQKEPKGRSNKKEDSKLQNVQSPTEVPKENLHSVVLEEVKEELSSDELFEKKKAQLAELGMALLEDPESNIRSLNDLLILCNDMDQKIVQLGIMSLLAVFRDIIPSYRIRQLTEKELAVEVSKEVKKTRYYEYTLIRSYKAYLQKLIALEKQPYFYLVAVRCLCSLLDAAPHFNFRESLLASVVKNLSSSNDVARKLCCEAIRSLFRNEGKHRGEATIESVRLIAAHVKLHDCQLHPDSIEVCLSLKFDEDLGKDDSKEDKLKPKKNKRYQNRDVTKPSEKKKIKKEMLSKARQEVRADLRAVSFTLDPKEKKMIQRETLAALFETYFRILKHSMNTSRYKTTSVFPGGSHPLLAPCLEGLGKFSHLIDLDFMSELIACLKKLSGYTDHQGEILPDNALSVSERLQCCIVAFKVWRSNLEALNVDLQDFFVQLYNLILEYRPDRDHGEVLADALKTLLWEGKQQDMLRAAAFIKRLATFALSFGSAEAISALITLKHLLQKNTKCRNMLENDAGGGSLSSLVAKYAPEAKDPYLSGALATVLWELSLLQKHYDPSVSGMASNVLSMANLNATQNPVQLSSANPLEAYNDLSMGRELSKPAGKVLTLKCKRKRRSKEFVALSPDVLRKADCTVGEDELREKLQSHFAVLRGISENERLRTELNHTLSSINMYKEYKKQKKQSKKSRIGRKKVTRA, from the exons ATGGGGAAGAGCAGCAAGAAGAACAAGGTCATCctcgcgccgccgctgccgccggaaCTCGACGACGATGAGATCGTGGTATCTGAGGATGATTTCGATTTCGTCAAGGAGAATCCAGAGCACGCCTGCAGTATCGCCCGGCAGGACATCAAGGCCTTCGACAAGTTTGTCACCAGGGTCGCCGACCACGACGATGAAAAGGTCGAGCTCCTCTACGAGGAGCGCGAGCGCAAGAGGAGGGCGGCCGCAGCCCTGAAGCCCAGGAACGACGATGAGCTCGAGGTGGACCCCGTCGACGCGCTCCCTGTCAAGACCCTGGACGGGAATGTGGTCTACAACAGACCAG CCAAGAAAGCAAGGTCTGGTGACGAAGCTAATGGTGTTAAATCTAGATCTCAAGACAAAGGGGCTGGTGCCACCCAAGGTTCCCAGAAAGAACCTAAGGGAAGATCCAACAAAAAGGAAGATAGTAAACTGCAGAATGTGCAATCTCCAACTGAAGTTCCCAAGGAAAATCTGCACTCAGTAGTGTTG GAAGAGGTGAAAGAAGAACTTTCATCTGATGAATTGTTTGAGAAAAAGAAGGCCCAGCTTGCTGAACTAGGGATGGCCTTGCTTGAAGATCCAGAGTCAAACATTAGATCCCTGAATGATCTGTTAATTCTATGCAACGACATGGATCAGAAGATTGTTCAACTTGGTATAATGTCCTTGCTTGCTGTGTTTAGAGACATAATTCCCAG TTATCGGATTAGGCAGctgacagaaaaagagcttgctgTAGAGGTTTCAAAAGAAGTGAAGAAGACGAGATACTACGAATACACGCTTATTCGCTCCTACAAG GCATACCTACAAAAATTGATAGCACTGGAGAAGCAACCCTATTTCTATCTTGTGGCTGTTCGTTGCTTGTGTAGTTTATTAGATGCTGCTCCGCACTTTAACTTCCGTGAAAGCTTACTGGCTAGTGTGGTAAAAAATCTAAGCTCCTCGAATGATGTAGCCAG GAAACTATGTTGTGAGGCGATAAGATCACTATTTAGAAATGAAGGAAAACATCGTGGCGAGGCAACTATTGAGTCAGTAAGATTGATAGCAGCCCATGTCAAACTCCATGATTGCCAGCTTCATCCCGATAGCATTGAG GTCTGCTTGTCTTTGAAGTTTGATGAAGACCTTGGAAAAGATGATAGCAAGGAAGACAAATTGAAACCAAAGAAGAATAAACGATATCAGAATCGGGATGTCACAAAACCTAGTGAgaagaagaaaataaaaaaggagaTGCTTTCTAAGGCCAGACAAGAG GTTCGTGCAGATCTTAGAGCTGTTTCGTTTACTCTTGATCCAAAGGAGAAAAAAATGATACAAAGGGAAACACTTGCAGCTCTGTTTGAGACCTATTTTCGAATTTTGAAGCATAGCATGAACACTTCAAG GTACAAGACCACTAGTGTCTTTCCTGGTGGCTCGCACCCTTTACTTGCTCCATGCTTGGAGGGCTTAGGAAAATTCTCGCATTTAATTGATTTGGATTTCATGAGTGAACTTATCGCTTGTCTTAAGAAGCTTTCTGGGTATACAGACCATCAAGGTGAAATTCTGCCAGATAATGCACTCTCTGTGTCAGAACGTCTGCAATGCTGCATAGTTGCTTTTAAAGTCTGGAGGAGCAATCTTGAGGCTTTGAACGTAGACCTGCAGGACTTCTTTGTGCAGCTTTATAACCTTATACTGGAGTATCGACCTGACAG AGATCATGGAGAGGTTTTGGCCGATGCTCTGAAGACACTTCTGTGGGAAGGCAAGCAGCAGGATATGCTAAGAGCAGCTGCTTTCATTAAACGTCTGGCCACATTTGCTTTGTCATTTGGCTCTGCAGAAGCAATATCAG CCTTGATCACGCTGAAGCATCTCCTCCAGAAGAATACAAAGTGCCGAAACATGTTGGAAAATGATGCTGGTGGCGGTTCCCTGTCCAGCTTAGTTGCG AAATATGCCCCAGAGGCTAAAGATCCTTATTTGAGCGGCGCACTAGCTACAGTCCTTTGGGAGCTTAGCCTTCTGCAGAAGCATTATGACCCATCTGTTTCTGGAATGGCTTCAAATGTCCTGAGCATGGCGAATCTGAACGCTACTCAGAATCCAGTCCAACTTTCTAGTGCAAACCCTCTGGAAGCATACAACGACTTGTCAATGGGAAGGGAATTGTCAAAACCAGCCGGCAAGGTGTTGACGCTGAAGTGCAAAAGGAAACGGCGCAGTAAGGAGTTTGTCGCCCTAAGCCCAGATGTGCTTCGGAAGGCAGATTGCACGGTGGGTGAAGATGAACTCAGAGAGAAGTTGCAAAGTCATTTTGCGGTGCTAAGAGGCATTTCAGAGAATGAGAGATTGAGGACCGAGTTGAACCATACATTATCATCCATAAACATGTATAAGGAATACAAGAAGCAGAAAAAGCAAAGCAAGAAATCAAGAATTGGCAGGAAAAAGGTTACAAGGGCATAG